In the Juglans microcarpa x Juglans regia isolate MS1-56 chromosome 6D, Jm3101_v1.0, whole genome shotgun sequence genome, one interval contains:
- the LOC121236147 gene encoding granule-bound starch synthase 1, chloroplastic/amyloplastic-like isoform X1, producing MQKQLPGKQEAKLGTLNDRPAGNIICGQGMNLIFVGAEVGPWSKTGGLGDVLGGLPPAMAAKGHRVMTVSPRYDQYKDAWDTNVLVEVWGKTGSKIYGPRAGMDYLDNQLRFGLLCQAALEAPRVLNLNNSEYFSGPYGEDVVFIANDWHTALLPCYLKTMYKPRGIYKSAKVAFCIHNIAYQGRFAFSDFSLLNLPDQFKGSFDFIDGYEKPVKGRKMNWMKAGILESDRVLTVSPYYAQELVSGIEKGVELDNIIRKTGITGIVNGMDIQEWNPASDKYIDIKYDATTIMDAKPLLKALQADVGLPVDRNIPLIGFIGRLEEQKGSDILAAAIPKFIGEDVRIVVLGTGKKPMEKQIEQLEIMYPNKARGVAEFNVPLAHMIIAGANFMLVPSRFEPCGLIQLHAMRYGTVPLCASTGGLVDTVKCDAVDPADVNAIATTVKRALATYGTPALKEMIQNCMAQDLSWKGPARLWEKMLLGLEVSGSEPGIEGEEISPLAKENVAAP from the exons ATGCAAAAGCAATTGCCAGGCAAGCAAGAAGCAAAGTTAGGAACACTGAACGATAGGCCTGCTGGGAATATTATATGTGGACAAGGAATGAACTTGATCTTTGTAGGAGCTGAGGTAGGTCCATGGAGCAAAACCGGTGGACTGGGTGATGTTCTTGGAGGTCTGCCACCAGCTATGGCG GCTAAGGGGCACCGAGTTATGACTGTCTCTCCACGCTATGACCAGTACAAAGATGCATGGGACACTAATGTTCTAGTTGAG GTATGGGGCAAAACTGGATCCAAAATCTATGGCCCTAGGGCTGGAATGGATTACCTGGATAACCAACTTCGTTTCGGCTTGTTGTGCCAG GCTGCTCTGGAGGCACCCAGGGTTCTGAACCTAAACAATAGTGAATATTTCTCAGGACCATATG GAGAGGATGTTGTCTTCATTGCTAATGATTGGCACACTGCCCTTCTTCCATGCTACCTAAAAACCATGTACAAACCAAGGGGGATTTATAAAAGTGCCAAG GTTGCTTTCTGCATCCACAACATAGCCTACCAGGGCAGATTTGCCTTTTCAGACTTCTCACTTCTCAATCTGCCTGATCAATTCAAGGGTTCTTTTGACTTCATTGACGG gtATGAAAAGCCAGTGAAGGGAAGGAAAATGAATTGGATGAAGGCCGGAATTTTGGAATCAGACAGGGTCTTAACTGTGAGCCCATACTATGCCCAGGAACTTGTTTCTGgaattgaaaaaggtgtggAGTTGGATAACATCATTCGTAAGACTGGCATCACTGGTATTGTGAATGGGATGGATATTCAAGAGTGGAACCCAGCTTCCGACAAGTACATAGATATTAAATACGATGCCACAACT ATCATGGATGCAAAGCCTCTATTGAAAGCACTTCAAGCAGACGTTGGGTTGCCTGTTGACAGAAATATCCCTCTGATAGGCTTCATTGGAAGACTAGAAGAGCAGAAAGGTTCAGATATTCTTGCAGCAGCTATTCCAAAGTTCATTGGGGAGGATGTTCGAATCGTGGTCCTT GGAACCGGCAAAAAGCCCATGGAGAAGCAAATTGAACAGCTTGAGATCATGTATCCCAACAAGGCCAGGGGAGTGGCAGAATTCAATGTCCCCTTAGCTCATATGATTATTGCTGGGGCTAATTTTATGCTTGTCCCAAGTAGATTTGAACCATGTGGTCTCATTCAGTTGCATGCTATGCGATATGGAACG GTGCCTCTTtgtgcctcaactggtggactTGTTGACACTGTCAA GTGTGATGCAGTTGATCCAGCTGATGTGAATGCAATAGCAACAACTGTCAAGAGAGCTCTTGCAACCTATGGTACCCCTGCCTTGAAAGAGATGATCCAGAATTGCATGGCCCAAGATCTTTCATGGAAG GGACCAGCCAGACTATGGGAAAAGATGCTGCTGGGCCTGGAGGTTTCTGGCAGTGAACCTGGAATTGAAGGAGAGGAAATTTCTCCTCTTGCCAAAGAAAATGTTGCCGCCCCTTGA
- the LOC121236147 gene encoding granule-bound starch synthase 1, chloroplastic/amyloplastic-like isoform X2 gives MFLEKVWGKTGSKIYGPRAGMDYLDNQLRFGLLCQAALEAPRVLNLNNSEYFSGPYGEDVVFIANDWHTALLPCYLKTMYKPRGIYKSAKVAFCIHNIAYQGRFAFSDFSLLNLPDQFKGSFDFIDGYEKPVKGRKMNWMKAGILESDRVLTVSPYYAQELVSGIEKGVELDNIIRKTGITGIVNGMDIQEWNPASDKYIDIKYDATTIMDAKPLLKALQADVGLPVDRNIPLIGFIGRLEEQKGSDILAAAIPKFIGEDVRIVVLGTGKKPMEKQIEQLEIMYPNKARGVAEFNVPLAHMIIAGANFMLVPSRFEPCGLIQLHAMRYGTVPLCASTGGLVDTVKCDAVDPADVNAIATTVKRALATYGTPALKEMIQNCMAQDLSWKGPARLWEKMLLGLEVSGSEPGIEGEEISPLAKENVAAP, from the exons ATGTTCCTTGAGAAG GTATGGGGCAAAACTGGATCCAAAATCTATGGCCCTAGGGCTGGAATGGATTACCTGGATAACCAACTTCGTTTCGGCTTGTTGTGCCAG GCTGCTCTGGAGGCACCCAGGGTTCTGAACCTAAACAATAGTGAATATTTCTCAGGACCATATG GAGAGGATGTTGTCTTCATTGCTAATGATTGGCACACTGCCCTTCTTCCATGCTACCTAAAAACCATGTACAAACCAAGGGGGATTTATAAAAGTGCCAAG GTTGCTTTCTGCATCCACAACATAGCCTACCAGGGCAGATTTGCCTTTTCAGACTTCTCACTTCTCAATCTGCCTGATCAATTCAAGGGTTCTTTTGACTTCATTGACGG gtATGAAAAGCCAGTGAAGGGAAGGAAAATGAATTGGATGAAGGCCGGAATTTTGGAATCAGACAGGGTCTTAACTGTGAGCCCATACTATGCCCAGGAACTTGTTTCTGgaattgaaaaaggtgtggAGTTGGATAACATCATTCGTAAGACTGGCATCACTGGTATTGTGAATGGGATGGATATTCAAGAGTGGAACCCAGCTTCCGACAAGTACATAGATATTAAATACGATGCCACAACT ATCATGGATGCAAAGCCTCTATTGAAAGCACTTCAAGCAGACGTTGGGTTGCCTGTTGACAGAAATATCCCTCTGATAGGCTTCATTGGAAGACTAGAAGAGCAGAAAGGTTCAGATATTCTTGCAGCAGCTATTCCAAAGTTCATTGGGGAGGATGTTCGAATCGTGGTCCTT GGAACCGGCAAAAAGCCCATGGAGAAGCAAATTGAACAGCTTGAGATCATGTATCCCAACAAGGCCAGGGGAGTGGCAGAATTCAATGTCCCCTTAGCTCATATGATTATTGCTGGGGCTAATTTTATGCTTGTCCCAAGTAGATTTGAACCATGTGGTCTCATTCAGTTGCATGCTATGCGATATGGAACG GTGCCTCTTtgtgcctcaactggtggactTGTTGACACTGTCAA GTGTGATGCAGTTGATCCAGCTGATGTGAATGCAATAGCAACAACTGTCAAGAGAGCTCTTGCAACCTATGGTACCCCTGCCTTGAAAGAGATGATCCAGAATTGCATGGCCCAAGATCTTTCATGGAAG GGACCAGCCAGACTATGGGAAAAGATGCTGCTGGGCCTGGAGGTTTCTGGCAGTGAACCTGGAATTGAAGGAGAGGAAATTTCTCCTCTTGCCAAAGAAAATGTTGCCGCCCCTTGA